A segment of the Egibacteraceae bacterium genome:
GAGCTCCTCGACGCCGTTCGGGGCACGGGACTGACGACGGTCGGCGGCGAGGGCGACACGGTGCGCAACATCACCGCCTGCCCCGTGGCGGGGATCGCCCGCGACGAGCTCTTCGACGTCCGGCCCGTCATCGAGGAGACCGCGCGCTTCTTCTACGGCAACCGGGAGTACTCGAACCTGCCCCGCAAGCACAAGTTCACGATCAGCGCGTGCCCGGGGCAGTGCAACGCCCCCGAGATCTCCGACGTCGCCCTTGTCGGTGTCGTGAAGGACGGCCGGGAGGGCTTCGCACTCCGCGTCGGCGGCGGCTTGTCGAACACCCCCCGGCTGTCGCGCGACCTGGGGGTCTTCGTGCCCGTGGCCGACACCGTCGAGGTCCTTCGCGCGGTGACCGACGCGTGGCAGTCCGACCCCCGCTACCGGGTGAGTCGCGCGAAGGCCCGGATCAAGTTCATGGTCGACCACGTGGGGCCGGAGGGCATGCGCAGTCTCGTCGAGGAGCGCCTCGGGCGTCGGCTGGAGGACCACACCGCGCCCCCGCCGGAGCCCGGCCACGACCACCTCGGCCTGCACGAACAGGGTGACGGGCGGGCCTACATCGGCCTGTCGGTCCCCATGGGCTGGATGAGCGGCCAGCAGATGATCGACGTCGCGGACGCGGTCGAGGGCGTCGGCGGGGACATCCGCCTCACCAGGCAGCAGAACTTCATCGTCGGGAACGTGCCCGCGCCCGAGGTCGGCGGTCTGCTCACGAAGCTGCACCGCATCGGCTTCCCCGCCACCCGCAACACCGTGTACGGCAACTCGATCGCGTGCACGAGCCACAAGTTCTGCAACTACTCGGTGGCGGAGACGAAGGGCAAGCTCGAGGAGGTCCTCGCGCTCCTCGACGAGCGGTTCGCGGCCGACGTCGGCGACCTGAAGATCTTCATGGACGGCTGCCCGCACTCCTGCGCGCACCACTGGGTCGGCGACATCGGGCTGCAGGGCACGACGACGACGCTGCCCGACAGCGGCCGACGGGTCGAGGCCTACGACATCACCCTGCGGGGCGGGCTCGGCGTGGGCGCCGCGATCGGCAAGCCTCTGCTGCGCCGGGTGCCGAGCGACGACCTGAACGACGTCCTCGTCCGGCTCGTCGGCGCCTGGCTGGCCGAGAAGACGAGCCGCAACGGGCACGGCGCCGGCTACACGTTCCGCGACTTCTGCGACGAGCGCACCGACGAGGAGCTCGCTGCCACGGCGTTCCCCGCGGCCGCGGCAGGCGACGCCGCCGACGATCGGCCGATCGTGCGCGTCCCCGGCACGCTCATCGAGCTGTCCGCCGGGGCCGACGAGGTGCCGGTGGCAGCCGGGAGCGTCGGCCAGGCGCTCGACGTGCTCGCGGTCGAGCATCCGAGCCTCGTCGCGTACCTGCGGCTGCCCGACGGGACCGTCAACCCCGTCGTCAACCTCTACATCGGCGAGGACGACATCCGCGCCCTCGGCGGCCTCGACGCCCCGCTGGAGCGCGGGCAGGAGCTCACGATCCTGCCCGCGCTGGCCGGCGGCTAGCGGCCGCCCGACAAAGCGACGTTTTCGATCTGCAAAGGATGGCGCTGTGCCCACTGACCTCATCGACCGCGTCGTGTTCGACGATCTGGAGGTCGGCGAGATCGCCGTCGACCTCGACGACGGCGAGCCGGAGGACGTCATCGAGTGGGCCCTGTCCACCTTCGGCGACCGCCTCGCGATCGTCACCGCGCTGCAGGTCGACGGGATGACGCTGCTCGACATGGCCTACCAGATGAAGCCCGACATCCGGGTCGTGACCGTCGACACGGGGCGTCTGCCCGCCGAGACGCTCGCGTTCGTCGACGAGGTCCGCGCGCACTACCCCAAGGCGAGCGTCGAGGTGCTCGAGCCCGACCCGGCCGAGCTCGAGGCGATGGTCGGCCGGCACGGCCCCGACCCGTTCCGCACGTCGGTGCCGCTGCGGCTCGTCTGCTGCCAGATCCGCAAGGTCCGCCCGATGCTGCGGGCCCTGGAGGGCCTCGACGCGTGGTTCACCGGCCTGCGCCGCGACCAGTGGGCGTCTCGGGCGGCGATCCGCAAGGTCGAGCTCGACCACGACCACGACGGCATCGTCAAGCTCAACCCGCTCGCCGACTGGGCCAAGGAAGAGGTGTGGGACTACGTCGCCGAGCGTGGCGTGCCGGTCCATCCCCTCTACGCGAAGGGCTACACGAGCATCGGCTGTGACCCGTGC
Coding sequences within it:
- a CDS encoding MoaD/ThiS family protein, with protein sequence MVATPVRRRREEPTWELVHKRNSIERLKKEKFPLDIVDELPQLIAMGYEAVPEEDIVRLNWWGLTHDKPKIGTFMVRIKVPGGLLQPAQLRGVGEISQGLGRDYGELTTRQGLQLHWVRLDQLPELLDAVRGTGLTTVGGEGDTVRNITACPVAGIARDELFDVRPVIEETARFFYGNREYSNLPRKHKFTISACPGQCNAPEISDVALVGVVKDGREGFALRVGGGLSNTPRLSRDLGVFVPVADTVEVLRAVTDAWQSDPRYRVSRAKARIKFMVDHVGPEGMRSLVEERLGRRLEDHTAPPPEPGHDHLGLHEQGDGRAYIGLSVPMGWMSGQQMIDVADAVEGVGGDIRLTRQQNFIVGNVPAPEVGGLLTKLHRIGFPATRNTVYGNSIACTSHKFCNYSVAETKGKLEEVLALLDERFAADVGDLKIFMDGCPHSCAHHWVGDIGLQGTTTTLPDSGRRVEAYDITLRGGLGVGAAIGKPLLRRVPSDDLNDVLVRLVGAWLAEKTSRNGHGAGYTFRDFCDERTDEELAATAFPAAAAGDAADDRPIVRVPGTLIELSAGADEVPVAAGSVGQALDVLAVEHPSLVAYLRLPDGTVNPVVNLYIGEDDIRALGGLDAPLERGQELTILPALAGG
- a CDS encoding phosphoadenylyl-sulfate reductase; translation: MPTDLIDRVVFDDLEVGEIAVDLDDGEPEDVIEWALSTFGDRLAIVTALQVDGMTLLDMAYQMKPDIRVVTVDTGRLPAETLAFVDEVRAHYPKASVEVLEPDPAELEAMVGRHGPDPFRTSVPLRLVCCQIRKVRPMLRALEGLDAWFTGLRRDQWASRAAIRKVELDHDHDGIVKLNPLADWAKEEVWDYVAERGVPVHPLYAKGYTSIGCDPCTRPVTDGEDDRAGRWWWETNAPKECGMHCPIETGGFEHEFHAILGEAHGGGDGH